ACTACGCAGACGTCGCGGGCAGGATCCGCCGCAGGATGTCGGCCATGCTGACCACCCCGACACGCTGATCGGCATCAAAGACGACTGCCAGCTGCTCACCGTGCTGGCGCATGTCGGCGAACGCCTCGTGCACCAGTGCTTCGACCTCGACCGGGTACGCCGGCCGGGACAGCTCGGCGACCGGCCGATCTGCCGGCTCGAGCAGCGTGTCGCGGACGTGGACGATGCGCGACTTCCCCGAGCCTGGTTCGGGCTCGACGACGACCCGCATATGCCCTGAGCGATGCGATGCCGCCTGCACATCGGCCACCGTGGCGTGAGCGGGCACGGCCGTCACCGACCGGTCGCGGTCGATGAGCTCGCCGATCTTCAGCGTCTCCAGCTCGATCGCGCCGGCGAGCGGAGTCTGGTACGCGACGTCGAGGGCACCCACGTTGGCCGAGTGCTCGACGAGGTGGCGCAACGTCGCCGGATCGCGACCACCCGTCGCGGCCTTATCGACCGGCTCCACACCGGAGGCCTTGACGAGCCGGTTGGCAATCGAGTTGATCCACCGCAACAGCGGGCGGAACGGCCAGATGAAGGCTCGCGAGGGGATTCCGAAGACGATCGCGGCACGCTCGGGAAAGGCGATGGCCCACGACTTCGGTGCCATCTCGCCGACAACGAGATGCAAGAACGTCACGATCAGCAAGGCGAGCACGAAAGCCGCGACGTCGGCAAGCCAGTCCGGCAGCCCGAGTCCCTGCAGCAGCGGCAACAGCGCTTCGTCCACGGCCGGTTTGGTGACCGCGCCGAGCGCGAAGGTGCAGGCGGTGATGCCGAGCTGAGCCCCGGCCAGCATGATCGTGAGCTCGTTGATGCCACGCAGCGCCGCGCGCGCAGAGCGGCTCGTCGCGGCCGCCTCTTCGAGGCGATTGCGGCGGGCACCGAGCAACGCAAACTCGATGATCACAAAGAACGCGCTTAACGCGATGAGCGCCGCGGTGGCCGCGAAGACGAACCATGGGTTACTCATCGTCGGCCTCCTTTG
The nucleotide sequence above comes from Epidermidibacterium keratini. Encoded proteins:
- a CDS encoding CNNM domain-containing protein, whose translation is MSNPWFVFAATAALIALSAFFVIIEFALLGARRNRLEEAAATSRSARAALRGINELTIMLAGAQLGITACTFALGAVTKPAVDEALLPLLQGLGLPDWLADVAAFVLALLIVTFLHLVVGEMAPKSWAIAFPERAAIVFGIPSRAFIWPFRPLLRWINSIANRLVKASGVEPVDKAATGGRDPATLRHLVEHSANVGALDVAYQTPLAGAIELETLKIGELIDRDRSVTAVPAHATVADVQAASHRSGHMRVVVEPEPGSGKSRIVHVRDTLLEPADRPVAELSRPAYPVEVEALVHEAFADMRQHGEQLAVVFDADQRVGVVSMADILRRILPATSA